From a region of the Myroides sp. JBRI-B21084 genome:
- a CDS encoding HD domain-containing protein: MTSENKLKILNDPIYGFITIPTTLLYDLIQHRYFQRLRRIKQMGLSSLVYPGAEHTRFHHALGCMHMMQKAVQVLRFKNVAISKDEEEALYIAILLHDIGHGPFSHAMEHSIVENIHHEEISLLFMEALNTEFNGKLSLAIEIFKGNYPRKFLIQLISSQLDMDRMDYLKRDSFYSGVAEGNINSERLIQMINVHNDVLVVEEKGVYSVEKFLVARRLMYWQCYLHKTSVGAELLLSKILKRAKQLTLNGVDLQASNALTFFLQNSVSKANFTNQILENFALLDDADVYTALKNWQFHNDKVLSFLSSAIVNRKLFNVQLIPENEVAGKLQQYKKWCKETFLINENEIDYFVFGDKLKNQAYDLKADPIIIYKKNNEIVDVLEASDQYNLKALAEPVYKYFICYPKGLAKVN, translated from the coding sequence TTGACATCAGAAAATAAATTAAAAATTTTAAACGACCCAATTTATGGCTTCATAACCATACCAACAACATTGTTGTACGATTTAATTCAGCATAGGTATTTTCAGCGTTTGCGTAGAATTAAACAAATGGGGTTATCGTCTTTAGTTTATCCAGGTGCAGAACACACACGTTTCCATCACGCGCTTGGCTGTATGCATATGATGCAAAAAGCAGTACAAGTATTGCGCTTTAAAAATGTAGCCATTTCTAAAGATGAAGAAGAAGCGCTTTACATAGCTATATTATTGCACGATATTGGTCATGGACCTTTTTCGCACGCAATGGAACATAGTATTGTAGAAAACATTCATCACGAAGAAATTTCTTTGCTTTTTATGGAAGCTTTAAATACTGAATTTAATGGAAAATTATCGTTAGCTATCGAAATTTTTAAAGGAAATTATCCACGTAAATTCTTAATTCAGCTTATATCTTCTCAACTAGATATGGACCGAATGGATTATTTAAAGCGCGACAGTTTTTACAGCGGTGTTGCCGAAGGAAACATAAATTCTGAACGTTTAATTCAAATGATAAATGTTCATAACGATGTTTTAGTAGTTGAAGAAAAAGGAGTTTATTCTGTAGAAAAATTTTTAGTAGCACGCCGTTTAATGTATTGGCAATGCTACTTACACAAAACAAGTGTTGGAGCCGAATTGTTGCTTTCAAAAATTTTAAAACGTGCCAAACAACTAACTTTAAACGGGGTAGATTTACAAGCAAGTAACGCCTTAACCTTTTTTTTACAAAATTCGGTTTCTAAAGCAAACTTTACGAACCAAATTTTAGAAAACTTTGCTTTGTTAGATGATGCCGATGTTTACACAGCATTAAAAAATTGGCAATTTCATAATGATAAAGTTCTTTCCTTTTTAAGTAGTGCAATTGTAAACAGAAAGTTATTTAATGTACAATTGATACCAGAAAATGAAGTAGCGGGCAAATTGCAACAATATAAAAAATGGTGTAAAGAAACCTTTTTAATTAACGAAAACGAAATAGATTACTTTGTTTTTGGCGATAAATTAAAAAATCAGGCTTATGATTTAAAAGCCGACCCTATAATTATTTACAAGAAAAATAACGAAATTGTTGATGTGTTAGAAGCATCAGACCAATACAATTTAAAGGCTTTAGCAGAACCAGTATATAAATACTTTATATGCTACCCAAAAGGATTAGCTAAAGTTAATTAA
- the lpxD gene encoding UDP-3-O-(3-hydroxymyristoyl)glucosamine N-acyltransferase, which yields MKITAEQIAEVLNGTVVGDSTVEVFKLAKIEEGEQGAITFLSNAKYNNYLYTTNASIVIVNKTFQPTQPVKATMIQVDDSYKAFTKILEYANQIKLMKSGIEQPSVISEGVSYGTDLYLGSFSYIGKNTKIGNNVKIYPNSFVGDNVEIGDNTILYAGARIYSETIIGENCVIHSGTIIGSDGFGFAPNPDGTYDKIPQIGNVIIENNVEIGSCTTIDRATLGSTVIRKGVKLDNQIQIAHNVEVGENTVIASQTGIAGSTKIGKNCIIGGQVGIVGHITIGDNVRIQAQSGVGKSIKDGEMIQGSPAMGYNDFSKSYVYFRKLPSIVKDLEEIKKTTDKANLS from the coding sequence ATGAAGATTACAGCAGAACAAATTGCCGAAGTTTTAAACGGTACCGTTGTGGGCGATTCTACGGTAGAGGTTTTTAAATTAGCCAAAATCGAAGAAGGTGAACAAGGGGCAATCACTTTTTTATCAAACGCTAAGTACAACAACTATTTGTACACAACAAACGCGTCTATTGTAATCGTAAATAAAACTTTTCAGCCCACACAACCTGTAAAAGCAACCATGATACAGGTTGATGATTCGTACAAAGCATTTACCAAAATATTAGAATACGCCAACCAAATAAAATTAATGAAATCGGGTATCGAACAACCATCTGTAATTTCAGAAGGTGTATCTTACGGAACCGATTTGTATTTAGGAAGTTTTTCGTATATTGGCAAAAACACAAAAATTGGCAATAATGTAAAAATATACCCTAATTCATTTGTTGGCGATAACGTTGAAATAGGCGATAACACCATTTTGTATGCAGGTGCACGTATTTATTCTGAAACCATTATTGGTGAAAATTGCGTGATTCATTCTGGAACAATTATCGGTTCTGACGGTTTTGGTTTTGCACCAAATCCAGATGGCACCTACGATAAAATACCTCAAATTGGAAATGTTATAATTGAAAATAATGTAGAAATTGGATCATGTACAACCATAGACAGAGCTACATTAGGATCAACCGTAATTCGCAAAGGGGTTAAATTAGATAACCAAATACAAATTGCACATAATGTAGAAGTTGGCGAAAATACTGTAATTGCATCCCAAACAGGTATTGCAGGTTCTACCAAAATAGGTAAAAATTGTATAATTGGCGGACAAGTAGGCATTGTTGGTCATATTACAATTGGCGATAACGTACGTATACAAGCACAATCTGGTGTAGGTAAAAGCATTAAAGATGGTGAAATGATACAAGGATCGCCTGCCATGGGATACAACGATTTTTCAAAATCGTATGTCTATTTTAGAAAATTACCAAGCATCGTAAAAGATCTTGAAGAAATAAAAAAAACAACCGATAAAGCAAATTTAAGTTAA
- the hutH gene encoding histidine ammonia-lyase — protein sequence MLTTYYISNNILSLEELNLIISENHQLALSEEAIANINKCRAYLDNKMQTQTNPIYGINTGFGSLYSVKISNEDLTTLQENLMKSHACGTGDQVPHQIVKIMLLLKIKSLSYGNSGVQLQTVERLIDFYNNDILPIVYTQGSLGASGDLAPLAHLCLPLIGEGEVYMNGETIAAKQMLTEKGWDMITLQSKEGLALLNGTQFMSAYGAYILLKTAKLSKLADTISAVSLEGFDGRIDPFNNLIHMVRPHKGQVTTAKYMCSILEGSSLINQPKKHVQDPYSFRCIPQVHGASKDAIDYVEKVFKTEINSVTDNPNIFVDEDLIVSGGNFHGQPLALALDFLAIALAELGNISERRTYQLISGLRNLPPFLVNNPGLNSGFMIPQYTAASIVSQNKQLATPASIDSIVSSNGQEDHVSMGANAATKTLKIVENLERILAIELFNAAQALEFRRPLQSSEFIENFVAAFRKEVPTVQEDRILHYDIQKSIQFLNNHTF from the coding sequence ATGTTAACTACCTATTATATCAGTAACAATATCTTAAGTTTAGAAGAATTAAACTTAATAATTAGTGAAAACCACCAATTAGCCTTATCGGAAGAAGCTATTGCAAATATTAACAAATGCCGTGCGTATTTAGATAATAAAATGCAAACACAAACCAACCCTATTTATGGAATAAATACAGGATTTGGGTCATTATATAGTGTTAAAATTTCGAACGAAGATTTAACTACACTTCAAGAAAATTTAATGAAATCACACGCGTGTGGTACTGGCGACCAAGTGCCTCACCAAATTGTTAAAATAATGCTGTTGCTTAAAATTAAGTCGTTAAGCTACGGAAATTCGGGCGTGCAATTACAAACTGTTGAGCGATTAATTGATTTTTACAACAACGATATCTTACCAATAGTGTACACACAAGGTTCATTAGGGGCATCGGGAGATTTAGCACCACTTGCACATTTGTGTTTGCCATTAATTGGCGAAGGCGAAGTTTACATGAATGGTGAAACTATTGCTGCTAAACAAATGCTAACCGAAAAAGGTTGGGATATGATTACGTTACAATCAAAAGAAGGCTTAGCATTATTAAACGGCACCCAATTTATGAGTGCATACGGTGCTTATATTTTACTAAAAACTGCAAAACTATCTAAATTAGCCGATACAATTAGCGCCGTTTCTTTAGAAGGTTTCGATGGTAGAATTGATCCTTTTAACAACCTAATTCACATGGTACGTCCGCACAAAGGGCAAGTAACAACTGCTAAATACATGTGCAGTATTTTAGAAGGCAGTTCTTTAATCAATCAACCAAAAAAACACGTACAAGACCCCTACTCTTTCCGTTGTATTCCACAAGTTCACGGGGCTTCAAAAGATGCAATTGATTATGTAGAAAAAGTTTTTAAAACCGAAATTAATTCGGTTACCGATAATCCAAATATTTTTGTTGACGAAGATTTAATCGTATCTGGCGGAAATTTTCATGGCCAACCTTTGGCTTTAGCATTAGATTTTTTAGCAATTGCTTTAGCCGAATTAGGAAACATTTCAGAACGCAGAACCTATCAATTAATATCGGGCTTACGTAATTTACCACCTTTTTTAGTAAATAATCCAGGGTTAAATTCAGGTTTTATGATACCACAATATACTGCTGCAAGCATTGTAAGTCAAAACAAACAATTGGCTACACCTGCAAGTATTGATAGTATTGTTTCTAGTAACGGCCAAGAAGACCACGTTAGTATGGGTGCTAATGCGGCAACAAAAACTTTAAAAATTGTTGAAAATTTAGAGCGAATTTTAGCAATTGAATTATTTAACGCAGCACAAGCCTTAGAGTTTAGACGACCATTACAATCAAGTGAATTTATTGAAAATTTTGTTGCAGCTTTTAGAAAAGAAGTTCCTACAGTGCAAGAAGACCGAATTTTGCATTATGACATTCAAAAAAGTATACAATTTTTAAATAATCATACCTTTTAA
- a CDS encoding UDP-3-O-(3-hydroxymyristoyl)glucosamine N-acyltransferase, translated as MRFPKTYRLENIAEIIGCTFVGSPDFPVLGMNEIHVVQPGEIVFVDHPKYYDKALNSNATIILINKDVECPEGKALLISDDPFRDFNKLSTYFRPFQASSAAISSTATIGEGTILQPNVFIGNHVKIGKNCIIHANVVINDHSIIGDNVVIHAGTVLGADAFYYKKRTNFFDPLISSGAVVIEDDVTLGALCSIDRGVTGDTTIKKGTKIDNQVHIGHDTIIGEMCLIAAQCGIAGCVVIENNVTIWGQVGTTSGINIGENAVILAKAGVSKNLEGNKVYFGVPAEEAREYYKHVAKVKNLVK; from the coding sequence ATGAGATTTCCTAAAACATATCGTTTAGAAAATATTGCAGAAATAATTGGGTGTACTTTTGTTGGTTCACCCGATTTTCCTGTTTTAGGAATGAACGAAATTCACGTAGTTCAACCCGGAGAAATTGTTTTTGTAGACCACCCGAAATATTACGATAAGGCTTTAAATTCAAACGCAACTATTATCTTAATTAATAAAGATGTTGAATGCCCTGAAGGCAAAGCATTGTTAATTTCAGATGATCCTTTTCGCGATTTTAATAAATTATCAACTTATTTCCGTCCGTTTCAAGCGTCATCAGCAGCAATTTCATCAACAGCAACTATAGGCGAAGGTACCATTTTACAACCGAATGTATTTATTGGCAACCACGTAAAAATTGGCAAAAATTGCATCATACATGCAAATGTTGTTATTAACGATCATTCAATAATTGGCGATAATGTTGTAATACATGCAGGAACCGTTTTAGGTGCCGATGCTTTTTATTATAAAAAACGTACCAATTTTTTCGACCCGTTAATTTCTTCTGGTGCTGTAGTTATTGAAGATGATGTTACACTAGGAGCTCTTTGTTCAATTGACAGAGGAGTTACGGGAGACACAACCATTAAAAAAGGTACCAAAATAGATAATCAGGTACACATTGGACACGACACTATTATTGGTGAAATGTGCTTAATTGCTGCACAATGCGGAATTGCAGGTTGTGTAGTAATAGAAAATAATGTTACCATCTGGGGGCAAGTTGGAACAACAAGTGGAATTAACATAGGCGAAAATGCCGTAATTTTAGCAAAAGCAGGTGTTTCTAAAAATTTAGAAGGTAATAAAGTGTATTTTGGTGTTCCTGCCGAAGAAGCGCGTGAATATTACAAACACGTTGCTAAGGTTAAAAATTTAGTAAAATAA
- a CDS encoding nuclear transport factor 2 family protein translates to MNNPLQIVKKFYESAGILNKIYCLDIFHEDIQLEWHSSKGHLLLEHADLMALSKDLKHSYFDLRAEVHDVMSENNKVMIRYTYYVRTLENPDEELVLATFFNVWELKDNKLYKGVQMSQLANL, encoded by the coding sequence ATGAACAACCCTTTACAAATTGTAAAAAAGTTTTACGAATCGGCAGGTATTTTAAACAAAATTTATTGTTTAGATATTTTTCATGAAGATATTCAGTTAGAATGGCACAGTTCTAAAGGACATTTATTGTTAGAACATGCCGATTTAATGGCTCTTTCAAAAGATTTAAAACATTCTTACTTTGATTTACGTGCCGAAGTTCATGATGTAATGAGTGAAAACAATAAAGTAATGATTCGTTATACCTATTACGTACGTACGCTTGAAAATCCCGATGAGGAATTGGTTTTAGCTACGTTTTTTAATGTATGGGAACTAAAAGACAACAAATTATACAAAGGGGTTCAAATGAGTCAATTGGCAAATTTGTAA
- a CDS encoding bifunctional UDP-3-O-[3-hydroxymyristoyl] N-acetylglucosamine deacetylase/3-hydroxyacyl-ACP dehydratase, translated as MVKQKTIGQEITIEGVGLHTGQQVVMTFKPAPINNGFTFVRVDLPGSPVIEADANYVVSTERGTNLECKGVQLHTTEHVLAAFVGCDLDNVIIELNASEPPIMDGSSKFFVEAVEKAGIVEQDAERNEYIVKEVISYTDERTGSEIIVMPADEYQITTMVDFGTKVLGTQNATLKNMGDFKKDISEARTFSFLHEIETLLAHGLIKGGDLNNAIVYVDKEISNETLQHLKVAFGKDDIAVKPNGILDNLTLHYPNEAARHKLLDVVGDLALIGTRIRGKVIANKPGHFVNTQFAKKMSKIIKAERRNQVPVFDLNKEPLMDITKIMAMLPHRFPMLLVDRIIELSDSHVVGMKNVTMNEEFFQGHFPGAPVMPGVLIIEAMAQTGGILALSTVPDPENYLTYFMKIDNVRFKQQVLPGDTLIFKLDLISPIRRGICHMQAVAYANGRIVTEAELMAQIVKAK; from the coding sequence ATGGTTAAACAGAAAACCATCGGCCAAGAAATAACAATTGAAGGTGTAGGTTTACACACAGGGCAACAAGTAGTAATGACCTTTAAACCCGCACCCATTAACAATGGTTTTACTTTTGTTAGAGTAGATTTACCTGGAAGTCCGGTAATTGAAGCAGATGCAAATTACGTAGTTTCAACAGAACGTGGTACAAATTTAGAATGTAAAGGCGTACAATTACACACTACAGAACACGTTTTAGCAGCATTTGTTGGTTGCGATTTAGACAATGTTATTATTGAATTAAACGCTTCTGAACCACCAATTATGGATGGTTCATCTAAATTTTTTGTTGAAGCTGTAGAAAAAGCAGGTATCGTTGAACAAGATGCCGAACGCAACGAATACATCGTTAAAGAAGTAATTTCGTATACCGATGAACGCACCGGTAGCGAAATTATAGTAATGCCTGCAGACGAATATCAAATCACAACCATGGTAGATTTTGGTACCAAAGTACTAGGTACACAAAATGCAACCTTAAAAAACATGGGCGATTTTAAAAAAGATATTTCTGAAGCAAGAACTTTTAGCTTTTTACACGAAATTGAAACCTTATTAGCACACGGATTAATTAAAGGTGGCGATTTAAACAATGCTATTGTTTATGTAGATAAAGAAATATCAAACGAAACTTTACAACACCTAAAAGTTGCGTTTGGTAAAGACGATATCGCCGTTAAACCTAACGGAATTTTAGATAATTTAACCCTGCATTATCCAAACGAAGCAGCTCGCCATAAATTGTTAGATGTAGTAGGAGATTTAGCCTTAATTGGCACACGTATTCGTGGAAAAGTAATTGCAAATAAACCCGGACATTTTGTAAACACACAGTTTGCAAAAAAAATGTCTAAAATTATAAAAGCCGAACGCAGAAATCAAGTACCTGTTTTTGATTTAAATAAAGAGCCTTTAATGGATATTACCAAAATAATGGCCATGTTACCACACAGGTTTCCAATGCTTTTGGTAGATCGTATAATAGAATTATCAGACTCGCACGTGGTGGGTATGAAAAATGTAACCATGAACGAAGAATTTTTTCAAGGCCATTTTCCAGGTGCACCAGTAATGCCAGGGGTTTTAATAATTGAAGCTATGGCTCAAACCGGAGGTATTTTAGCGTTAAGCACGGTACCAGATCCTGAAAATTATTTAACCTATTTTATGAAAATAGATAATGTACGTTTTAAACAACAAGTATTACCAGGCGATACATTAATTTTTAAATTAGATTTAATCAGTCCTATTCGTAGAGGTATTTGCCACATGCAAGCAGTAGCTTATGCAAACGGAAGAATTGTTACCGAAGCCGAATTAATGGCTCAAATAGTAAAAGCAAAGTAG
- the efp gene encoding elongation factor P, with translation MASTSDIRNGLCIKYNNDIFKIVEFLHVKPGKGPAFVRTKMKSLTSGKTLDNTFSAGHKIDVVRVETHTFQYLYNEGNDFHFMNNETFEQITLDKNILDAPDLLKEGTNVMVQINTETESPLSVDMPASIVLEVTYTEPGVKGNTATNATKPATVETGAQVNVPLFINEGDKIKIDTASGSYIERIKE, from the coding sequence ATGGCAAGTACATCAGATATTAGAAACGGATTATGTATTAAATACAACAACGATATTTTTAAAATTGTAGAATTTTTACACGTAAAACCAGGTAAAGGACCTGCATTTGTACGTACAAAAATGAAAAGCTTAACATCGGGTAAAACGTTAGACAACACCTTTTCAGCAGGACATAAAATTGATGTTGTTCGTGTTGAAACACATACTTTTCAGTACTTATACAACGAAGGAAACGATTTTCATTTTATGAATAACGAAACTTTTGAACAAATTACGTTAGATAAAAATATCCTTGATGCACCCGATTTACTAAAAGAAGGTACCAACGTAATGGTTCAAATTAATACCGAAACCGAATCGCCTTTATCTGTTGATATGCCAGCCTCTATTGTACTAGAAGTAACTTATACCGAGCCAGGTGTGAAAGGAAATACTGCTACAAATGCTACAAAACCAGCAACTGTAGAAACGGGTGCTCAAGTAAACGTACCTTTATTTATAAACGAAGGCGATAAAATTAAAATTGATACAGCTTCAGGTAGTTACATTGAACGTATTAAAGAATAA
- the lpxA gene encoding acyl-ACP--UDP-N-acetylglucosamine O-acyltransferase, which produces MNQPLAYVHPGAKIAKNVVIEPFTTIHNNVEIGEGTWIGSNVTIMEGARIGKNCKIFPGAVISAEPQDLKFEGEDTTAEIGDNTTIRECVTINRGTKDRYRTIIGKNCLIQAYSHIAHDCIVGDNCIFSNSSTLAGHVTVGDFVVLAGMVAVHQFCTIGSHSFITGGTLVRKDVPPYIKAAREPISYVGINSVGLRRRGFDSEKIREIQNIYRVLYQKNYNNSQAIDLIETEMEATPERDEIIQFVRNSSRGIMKGYTGVY; this is translated from the coding sequence ATGAATCAACCATTAGCATACGTTCATCCCGGAGCAAAAATTGCTAAAAATGTGGTAATAGAACCTTTTACAACCATACACAACAATGTGGAAATTGGTGAAGGAACTTGGATAGGATCGAATGTTACCATTATGGAAGGGGCACGCATTGGAAAAAACTGTAAAATTTTTCCAGGAGCGGTAATATCGGCTGAACCACAAGATTTAAAATTCGAAGGCGAAGATACTACTGCCGAAATTGGCGATAATACCACTATACGCGAATGTGTTACCATTAACCGTGGTACAAAAGATCGATACCGAACTATAATAGGTAAAAATTGTTTAATTCAAGCATACAGCCACATTGCACACGATTGCATTGTAGGCGATAACTGCATATTCTCTAACTCAAGTACCCTTGCGGGGCATGTAACTGTTGGCGATTTTGTAGTTTTAGCAGGTATGGTTGCTGTTCACCAATTTTGCACAATTGGCTCGCACTCATTTATAACAGGTGGTACATTAGTACGTAAAGATGTTCCACCATATATTAAAGCAGCACGTGAACCAATTTCGTATGTTGGTATCAACTCTGTAGGATTACGTAGAAGAGGTTTTGATTCAGAAAAAATAAGAGAAATACAAAATATTTATCGCGTACTGTATCAAAAAAACTACAATAACTCACAAGCGATAGATCTTATTGAAACCGAAATGGAAGCAACTCCTGAACGCGATGAAATTATTCAATTTGTACGTAATTCTTCTCGCGGAATTATGAAAGGTTACACAGGTGTTTATTAA